From a single Toxoplasma gondii ME49 chromosome II, whole genome shotgun sequence genomic region:
- a CDS encoding hypothetical protein (encoded by transcript TGME49_297280~Signal peptide predicted by SignalP 2.0 HMM (probability 0.992) with cleavage site probability 0.468 at residue 21) has product MSCLHSRVTLTLCIVAAGTVACHCTYANREPTRDVPNVLEIPELALEKGNEEDVDEFKEPLTAPDEEDSPSGARKKGATMKRLQSTLNGTANTRLNLPNELWTTVQKISPKSAHDNAPMRLWIRKKYAPKAEAVPIEALTSALVKRIRGSQEKDEGDPARGKQTEAIIANILRYCRTHYRPTEACPQLAALRRFGLPADNAYPRR; this is encoded by the coding sequence ATGTCTTGTTTACACAGCAGGGTGACTTTAACGCTTTGTATAGTGGCAGCAGGGACTGTGGCTTGCCACTGCACGTATGCAAACCGTGAACCAACAAGGGACGTCCCGAATGTGCTGGAGATTCCGGAACTGGCGTTGGAGAAGGGGAATGAGGAAGACGTTGACGAATTCAAGGAGCCGCTTACGGCTCCTGACGAGGAGGACTCACCATCCGGCGCTCGGAAGAAAGGTGCGACCATGAAGCGCCTTCAAAGTACTCTCAATGGTACAGCAAATACCCGGCTTAATCTTCCGAATGAGCTTTGGACCACCGTTCAGAAGATCTCGCCCAAGAGCGCACATGACAACGCACCCATGCGTTTGTGGATTCGGAAGAAATACGCACCAAAGGCGGAAGCAGTTCCGATAGAAGCTTTAACGTCGGCGCTTGTGAAGAGAATTCGTGGTTCTCAAGAGAAGGATGAGGGCGACCCTGCCAGGGGCAAACAAACAGAAGCGATCATCGCCAACATCCTCCGCTACTGCCGCACTCATTACAGACCTACGGAAGCTTGTCCCCAACTCGCCGCCCTCAGGCGCTTTGGCCTGCCTGCCGACAACGCCTATCCAAGAAGATAG